A window of Infirmifilum lucidum contains these coding sequences:
- a CDS encoding type II toxin-antitoxin system VapC family toxin, translated as MRVIDADILSYALLENHIATPYARPILVRALKGELEAYVLDTTLLEAYHTLYWYYRVRPRSAVLEKLRIVAEGLNILCASPRGLLLALEEGVPPGDGLLVATALQNRIPIVVSDDKHVKRLAGKYGLIYENPIPEDVKEKMGKANSLP; from the coding sequence TTGAGAGTCATCGACGCTGACATACTCTCGTACGCCCTACTCGAGAACCACATAGCAACACCCTACGCGAGGCCCATTCTTGTTAGAGCCCTCAAGGGAGAGCTTGAGGCCTATGTCCTCGACACAACCCTACTCGAGGCCTACCACACGCTGTACTGGTACTATAGAGTGCGCCCGCGCAGCGCCGTACTGGAGAAGCTGAGAATAGTAGCCGAGGGGCTAAACATCCTCTGCGCCTCCCCGCGGGGCCTGCTACTGGCCCTAGAGGAGGGCGTCCCCCCGGGAGACGGCCTCCTCGTCGCAACAGCGCTCCAGAACAGAATCCCCATCGTTGTCTCGGACGATAAGCACGTGAAAAGGCTTGCCGGGAAATACGGCCTGATATACGAGAACCCCATCCCAGAGGACGTCAAGGAGAAGATGGGCAAAGCTAACAGCCTACCTTAG
- a CDS encoding glycosyltransferase: MEGDFQKISIIIRTYNPNNYVFDALQSIDSQDFKGKIETLLLYDRGSETDEILERLKNFKFQSKNIDLKIYVHRHMSAYRAMLKGLELASGDLIFFLDYDNIYPSNYISKMVENCVNYDCCFTNPTVFDKNGVVIGKLVRVPKDYLKPEKIIKGNYIDISSILISRKVANYYIDISYRYLTSRYYDWIYEDWLLGFVCLKKFRTKYVEETSPFYRAHDSNLTFSKDFSFDKFIFSIDREIKTLHAMCSAFYNELSEKELNLIAMALAIKERTLANYILKRKSFREALYVFLKGLKDLLIK, encoded by the coding sequence ATGGAAGGTGATTTTCAGAAAATTTCAATTATTATAAGAACTTATAATCCAAATAACTATGTATTCGATGCACTTCAATCAATTGACTCACAAGATTTTAAAGGTAAGATAGAAACGTTATTACTTTATGATCGTGGGTCTGAAACTGATGAAATCCTGGAAAGGCTTAAAAATTTCAAGTTTCAATCTAAAAATATCGATTTAAAAATTTATGTTCATAGACATATGTCCGCCTATAGAGCTATGTTAAAAGGTTTAGAATTAGCCTCCGGTGACCTAATTTTTTTCTTAGATTATGACAACATATATCCCTCTAACTATATTTCAAAGATGGTTGAAAATTGCGTTAATTATGACTGTTGCTTCACAAATCCTACAGTATTTGATAAGAATGGCGTTGTAATCGGAAAGCTAGTACGAGTACCAAAGGATTATCTTAAACCTGAAAAGATAATCAAAGGTAATTATATAGATATAAGTAGTATTTTAATTTCTAGAAAAGTAGCCAATTATTATATAGATATCTCATATAGATATCTAACTTCAAGATATTACGATTGGATTTACGAAGATTGGTTGTTAGGTTTTGTTTGTCTAAAAAAATTTCGAACAAAATATGTAGAAGAAACTTCTCCTTTTTATAGAGCTCATGACTCGAACTTAACCTTTTCAAAGGATTTTTCCTTCGATAAATTTATTTTCAGTATAGATAGAGAAATAAAGACATTGCATGCGATGTGTTCAGCATTTTATAATGAATTAAGTGAGAAAGAATTAAATTTGATAGCTATGGCTTTAGCTATCAAAGAACGAACATTGGCAAATTATATTTTGAAGAGGAAATCCTTCAGAGAGGCATTATATGTTTTCCTTAAGGGTCTAAAAGATTTATTAATTAAATAG
- a CDS encoding HEPN domain-containing protein — protein MREEAVRWFEQCLADLSTAEDLLRTAHYYAAAFYSQQAAEKALKALLIASGKAVRTHDLVEMLDIIERELRVSVDEIRADASKLTIHYVVSRYPDAANAVPARIYSREDAEDLLRRASRVVEWVRRHLQ, from the coding sequence ATGAGGGAGGAGGCCGTTAGGTGGTTTGAACAGTGTTTGGCTGATTTGAGCACAGCCGAGGATTTGCTAAGGACGGCGCACTACTACGCGGCGGCGTTTTACTCCCAACAGGCCGCCGAGAAGGCGCTTAAGGCCCTCTTAATAGCTAGTGGAAAGGCGGTTAGAACTCATGACCTAGTCGAGATGCTGGACATTATTGAACGCGAGTTAAGAGTCAGCGTAGACGAAATTAGGGCTGACGCAAGCAAGCTGACCATACACTACGTCGTGTCGCGGTACCCAGACGCGGCGAACGCTGTGCCGGCTAGGATTTATAGTAGGGAGGACGCCGAGGACTTATTGAGGAGGGCTAGTAGGGTGGTTGAATGGGTAAGGCGGCATCTGCAGTGA
- a CDS encoding (d)CMP kinase, giving the protein MIICLFGPDGSGKSSLARVLAEVLTRRGFRVRVSWMRGTHTLASLLAVFLSRFWAFRGRDNPYYNISIPRKMRRLWQLLEFASVIPVILSRFILPRLLGYCVIAERYLPDFIVWVSLTTRDVSYLRSLEARFLLALSEKASVKVYVRASEAELAKRRNDVGSGFIVKQLELYDKIAKAINAQVIDTTGKTVAESARILYDLVKQCS; this is encoded by the coding sequence ATGATAATTTGCCTTTTTGGCCCCGATGGCTCTGGTAAGAGTAGTTTGGCCAGGGTTCTCGCTGAAGTGCTTACCCGGAGGGGTTTTAGGGTTAGAGTTTCCTGGATGAGGGGCACCCACACGCTCGCCTCCTTGCTTGCCGTTTTTCTGTCCAGGTTTTGGGCTTTTAGGGGCCGCGACAACCCGTACTACAATATTTCTATTCCCCGGAAGATGAGGAGGTTGTGGCAGCTCTTGGAGTTCGCGTCCGTTATCCCAGTTATTCTTTCAAGGTTTATTTTGCCCAGATTGCTCGGCTATTGTGTGATAGCTGAGAGGTATTTGCCTGACTTCATAGTCTGGGTTTCACTTACTACAAGAGACGTAAGCTATTTGAGGAGTTTGGAGGCGAGGTTCCTGTTAGCGTTGTCGGAGAAGGCGAGTGTTAAAGTTTATGTGAGGGCGTCTGAAGCCGAGCTGGCTAAGAGGAGGAATGATGTGGGTTCTGGGTTCATAGTTAAGCAGCTTGAGCTGTACGATAAAATAGCTAAAGCTATAAATGCACAAGTAATAGATACGACGGGAAAGACTGTAGCGGAGTCTGCTAGAATCTTATATGACTTAGTAAAGCAGTGTTCATAA
- a CDS encoding AbrB/MazE/SpoVT family DNA-binding domain-containing protein, producing the protein MGVVVGRVKIDSKWRVVLPREVREGLKPGDEVVVERLGSTIVMRKASREELVRKFEELKLYAGRGENWDAEVGKHRFGGVKH; encoded by the coding sequence GTGGGAGTGGTAGTGGGAAGAGTGAAAATTGACAGTAAGTGGAGAGTTGTGCTACCTAGAGAAGTCAGGGAAGGGTTAAAGCCCGGCGACGAGGTTGTTGTCGAGCGTCTGGGGAGCACTATTGTCATGAGGAAGGCCAGTAGGGAGGAGCTTGTCAGGAAGTTCGAGGAGTTGAAGCTGTACGCGGGCAGGGGCGAGAACTGGGACGCTGAGGTAGGCAAGCACAGGTTTGGCGGTGTGAAGCATTGA
- a CDS encoding nucleotidyltransferase family protein yields the protein MDSVEGVLIAMLDGKNVQLNNLEVLIEYANKNKVLLQILRVLNIQNSLRELQENSLKERVRTVQLITKVLKGYDYAFFKLVKPVVYVPADIDLLIKASQAVYAAKQLISLGYKVVVKDPYCITLVRGESIVDLYVHPSLGGAILLDGQKLLEHTSLMEYEGIEIRSLSAYAEALIAAAHAIYKEKLYTLNDYYTVKKWATSETIRLAEELKYKPALEYATELNRQIECVV from the coding sequence ATGGATAGTGTTGAGGGGGTTTTGATTGCTATGTTGGATGGTAAGAATGTTCAGTTAAATAACCTAGAAGTTCTCATTGAATATGCCAATAAGAATAAGGTTCTTCTTCAGATTTTAAGGGTGTTAAACATTCAAAATTCTTTGAGAGAGTTACAGGAGAATAGTCTAAAGGAGAGAGTAAGGACAGTTCAGCTCATCACAAAGGTTTTAAAGGGTTATGATTATGCTTTCTTTAAGCTTGTTAAGCCTGTAGTGTATGTTCCAGCAGATATAGACCTTCTTATCAAGGCGAGTCAAGCTGTTTATGCGGCTAAGCAGCTTATTAGTTTAGGCTATAAGGTTGTAGTTAAAGATCCCTATTGTATAACTTTGGTAAGGGGCGAGTCTATAGTAGACTTATATGTGCATCCAAGCTTAGGTGGTGCCATATTATTGGACGGTCAAAAGCTCTTAGAGCATACGAGCTTAATGGAATATGAGGGTATAGAGATAAGAAGCTTGAGCGCTTATGCTGAAGCCCTAATAGCGGCTGCTCACGCTATATACAAGGAAAAGTTATACACACTAAATGATTATTATACTGTCAAAAAATGGGCTACAAGTGAAACCATAAGATTGGCAGAGGAGCTAAAATATAAGCCAGCCCTAGAATATGCTACAGAATTGAACCGGCAGATAGAATGTGTCGTATGA
- a CDS encoding type II toxin-antitoxin system VapC family toxin, protein MVGQVVYLDSSAVLKRYVREPGSSRVREVFLKAYSGELVLSYSVWNIGEVLGALDRARASGRLSGEAYELARRRFVLEARRMVKLGLALVIPLKIGVLKESWKLLEKHHIYEADALQIASAKYVNAAHFMTGDKRLHEVAVEEGLRSEYLSPSYVGPGSS, encoded by the coding sequence ATGGTAGGTCAGGTAGTGTATCTTGACAGCAGTGCCGTGTTGAAGAGGTACGTCAGGGAGCCTGGGAGCAGTAGAGTCAGGGAGGTCTTCCTGAAGGCCTACTCCGGGGAGCTAGTTCTATCCTACAGTGTATGGAATATCGGCGAAGTCCTGGGCGCTCTAGACCGCGCCAGGGCCTCTGGCAGGCTAAGCGGCGAGGCTTACGAGTTGGCCAGGAGGAGGTTCGTGCTCGAGGCCAGGAGGATGGTAAAGCTGGGTCTTGCCCTAGTAATCCCGTTGAAGATCGGCGTCCTCAAGGAGAGCTGGAAGCTCCTCGAAAAACACCACATATACGAGGCCGACGCCCTGCAGATAGCTAGTGCTAAGTACGTCAACGCCGCACATTTCATGACCGGAGACAAACGCTTGCACGAAGTAGCCGTTGAGGAAGGGTTGAGAAGCGAGTACCTGAGTCCATCGTACGTGGGGCCTGGATCCTCTTAA
- a CDS encoding nucleotidyltransferase domain-containing protein, translating into MGKAASAVKSQAAMLKRAKAFVEKLKEEFKIEEVYVVGSRARGDYLEDSDIDLVIICDEMKGVRYIDRLNMMSKYLEPGVEFLVLTREEWEKSTSPYMLEMKKEARRLDDLLRDLSSQP; encoded by the coding sequence ATGGGTAAGGCGGCATCTGCAGTGAAGAGCCAGGCGGCCATGTTGAAAAGGGCTAAGGCGTTCGTGGAGAAGTTGAAGGAAGAGTTCAAGATCGAGGAGGTCTACGTCGTGGGCTCCAGGGCTAGGGGCGACTACCTGGAGGACAGCGACATAGACCTAGTGATCATCTGCGACGAGATGAAGGGAGTTAGGTACATCGACAGGCTCAACATGATGTCCAAGTACCTAGAACCCGGCGTCGAGTTCCTCGTGCTCACGCGGGAGGAGTGGGAGAAGTCCACGTCGCCCTACATGCTCGAGATGAAGAAGGAAGCCAGGAGGCTGGACGACCTCCTGAGAGACTTGTCCTCTCAGCCCTAG
- the rfbC gene encoding dTDP-4-dehydrorhamnose 3,5-epimerase yields MPIKSARRLAIPDVILVENAIFPDDRGFFTELYKRTDSLAHGIPYDFVQVNLSFSRRGVVRGLHYQLKPFEQGKLVTVVSGRVLDVAVDVRKGSPWFGKHVVAELYPGFALWIPPGFAHGFQALEDTYLLYLVTKEYNREAERCIRWDDSELGIQWPLREEVIVSEKDSKCPLLKEAETNFNYPI; encoded by the coding sequence GTGCCCATAAAGTCCGCCAGGAGGCTCGCTATACCAGATGTGATCCTAGTCGAGAACGCCATCTTCCCCGACGACAGGGGGTTCTTTACAGAGCTCTACAAGAGGACAGACTCCCTCGCCCACGGCATACCCTATGACTTCGTCCAGGTCAACTTGAGCTTCTCCAGGCGCGGCGTCGTGAGAGGCCTTCACTACCAGTTAAAACCCTTCGAGCAGGGCAAACTCGTCACAGTGGTAAGCGGCAGAGTCCTAGACGTAGCTGTAGACGTCAGGAAGGGGTCGCCGTGGTTCGGGAAACACGTCGTAGCGGAGCTCTACCCCGGCTTCGCCCTGTGGATCCCACCAGGCTTCGCGCACGGCTTCCAAGCCTTGGAGGATACCTACCTCTTATACCTGGTCACCAAGGAGTACAACAGGGAGGCAGAGAGGTGCATAAGGTGGGACGACTCAGAGCTGGGCATACAGTGGCCCCTGAGAGAGGAGGTAATTGTGAGCGAAAAAGACTCAAAATGCCCTCTCCTGAAGGAAGCCGAGACAAACTTCAACTACCCCATCTAA
- a CDS encoding PD-(D/E)XK nuclease family protein, with the protein MSSSLKKKMLELLERDVEFRYAVAGYLGVLEVLKRLDSLGEGQAKIWENLNKLWENTNKLWEEVKALREDQKKLWEEQGKLRDDIGRLDRHLAALGARWGIMIEGAFREGLKGLLSREFGASVEKWEYIDREGYVYGREAPVEVGIVVSGGKVIVVEISAHVKASDVPIFKRKAELYEKVTGRKVSKLVFVTPFIDDYAKQLCLAYGIEVYTAV; encoded by the coding sequence ATGAGTAGCTCGCTTAAGAAAAAGATGCTCGAGTTGCTGGAGAGGGACGTCGAGTTTAGGTACGCGGTGGCGGGGTACCTCGGCGTACTGGAGGTGCTGAAGAGGCTGGACAGCCTGGGGGAGGGGCAGGCCAAGATATGGGAGAACTTGAACAAACTGTGGGAGAACACGAATAAGCTATGGGAGGAAGTGAAGGCTTTGAGAGAAGACCAAAAGAAGCTGTGGGAGGAGCAGGGGAAGTTGAGAGACGATATTGGTAGGTTAGACAGGCATTTAGCCGCGTTGGGCGCTAGGTGGGGTATTATGATTGAGGGGGCTTTCAGAGAGGGCTTAAAGGGGCTGTTAAGCAGGGAGTTTGGAGCTAGTGTCGAAAAGTGGGAGTACATCGACAGGGAGGGCTACGTCTACGGCCGTGAAGCACCCGTTGAGGTCGGTATTGTCGTATCTGGTGGAAAAGTCATTGTAGTTGAGATCTCAGCGCACGTGAAGGCCTCCGACGTGCCGATATTCAAGAGAAAAGCTGAACTTTACGAGAAGGTTACTGGCAGGAAAGTTTCCAAGCTAGTGTTCGTCACGCCCTTCATCGACGACTACGCGAAACAGCTATGCCTAGCCTACGGGATAGAAGTTTATACAGCAGTCTAA
- a CDS encoding nucleotidyltransferase family protein — MSISTWKHADDREKRGVEEALIAVLEGRGVRLGDLDVLIEHARRNKILLHVLRALNVQNHLREAQENSLKERVRTVQLIAGALRGLDYAFFKLVKPVAYVPADVDLLVRAGQAVQAAKRLISLGFEVAVKDPYCVTLVRGGSVVDLYVHPSLGGAILMDGQRLLEHAGLAEYGGVEVRSLSTYAEALVAAAHAVYKEKLYTLNDYYTVKKWATGETRRLAEELKCEPALEYAMRLNRLVESAGIRVPYRIPAGAWAGLLLRKIFEDGLARSTSVNLVRALASRRAGRLLTSKLTRETY; from the coding sequence ATGAGTATAAGTACTTGGAAACATGCTGATGATAGAGAGAAGAGAGGTGTTGAGGAGGCTTTGATCGCCGTGCTGGAGGGTAGGGGTGTCCGGCTGGGCGACCTGGATGTCCTTATTGAGCACGCCAGGAGGAATAAGATCCTCCTCCACGTTTTAAGGGCTTTAAACGTCCAGAACCATTTGAGGGAGGCGCAGGAGAATAGCCTGAAGGAGAGGGTGAGGACTGTCCAGCTCATTGCGGGGGCTTTAAGGGGCCTTGACTACGCTTTCTTCAAGCTCGTTAAGCCCGTAGCGTACGTCCCGGCAGACGTAGACCTCCTCGTCAGGGCGGGCCAGGCTGTCCAAGCAGCCAAGCGGCTTATCAGCCTGGGCTTTGAGGTTGCCGTCAAAGACCCCTACTGCGTGACCTTGGTGAGGGGCGGGTCTGTAGTGGACTTGTACGTGCACCCGAGCCTGGGCGGTGCCATACTGATGGACGGCCAGAGGCTCCTGGAGCACGCGGGCCTGGCGGAGTATGGCGGCGTGGAGGTGAGGAGCCTGAGCACGTATGCCGAGGCACTGGTGGCGGCGGCCCACGCCGTCTACAAGGAGAAGCTGTACACGCTGAACGACTACTACACGGTCAAGAAGTGGGCCACGGGAGAGACCAGGAGGCTGGCGGAGGAGCTGAAGTGCGAGCCGGCCCTGGAGTACGCCATGAGGCTGAACAGGCTGGTGGAGAGCGCCGGGATTAGGGTGCCCTACAGGATCCCGGCCGGCGCGTGGGCGGGGCTCCTGCTCAGGAAGATATTCGAGGACGGGCTCGCAAGGTCTACCTCCGTGAACCTCGTCAGGGCCTTGGCGAGCAGGCGTGCGGGTAGGCTTCTGACGTCGAAGCTTACTAGGGAAACGTACTAG